TGCCCGTCGAAGGTGAGGTCGAGGAGGTTGCCCACCACCATCGGGTTTACCGCGTAACGGATGCCCCCCCCCGCCGCCGTCGCCTGCCAACTCGATTCCAGCCAGGCGACGGGCTGGTCGCGGACCTTGGCCGGGTCGGGCGGCAGCCCCTCCAGGGAAGTCCAGGGCGCACCGTTGGCGTCGGGTTGCAGCAGCACCGTGCAGCCCTGTTCCTCCAGCCGCCCGATGACGTCGGCGCGAAAGGCGTCCAGGCTGATCGCCACGCCCAGGTCGCCCACCGGGGTCGGGAACACCCGCAGCCCGGCCAGGGGTCCGGGGGTGAGGTCCACGCCTCCGGCCTCCTCGTCGGGGGTGAGGTGGACCTTGTCGGCCACGCCGATCAGGTCGCCGTGCGGGTCCAGCAACACCGTCTCGTTGTGCAAGGTGCGCGGCTCACGCACCAGACGCCACCCCGCCAGGTGGTAGCGCGGCAGCGGCGCGGAGCCGCAGCACAGGTACACGCCGTACTCGCGGGCCAGGTCGCGGCAGGTTTCGAGGTAGAGGCGGGTATTGGGGCCACTGAGGGCGAGTTGCAGCGCGCGGATGGGCGAGACCCGCTCGCGCAGCAGCACCGGCAGCGCGCGGGGCAGGTGCCGCAGGAACAGCAGCGCCGCCGCCCGCTCGAAGGTCCCGGCGCGGGCTGCCAGGGGCATCCCCCGCAGCACCAGCGGCAGCCCGTTGAGTTCGGTCAGCACCACCAGGTTCGGACGGTCCGGCGCGAGGTGGGGCCGGCTCAGCTCCAGTTGCGAGCGCATCCAGGCCCGGAAGGCGGCGGCGCTGGTGAAATCGGCGGCGCTCCACTGCGGCTGCACCGCGATGACGCGGAAGTGCCTGTCCGCGTTGGGCCGCTCAGGGGTGGGCTGCTCGGGCTGGGACTGCGGGGCAGGCGCGCTCATGCCGCCCAGCCTACCCAGGGATATGGGGCCGCGTGGAATGATGCGCCCATGAGGGAGGCTGACATCACCCCGCTGGGGGACGCGGCGCTGGTGGTGCGCTCGCCCCTGGCGCGTGAACTGCTGGCCGACCTGGCGGCCCGGCCCCTGCCCGGCGTGCGCGAGGTGGTGCCGGCGCTGGACGTGTTGACGGTGCTGTACGACCCGCTGAGCATGGCGGGGGAGAGCCTGGCGGCGGGGCTGGGGGCGCGGCTGGCCAGACTGCATCCCGAACAGGACGGCACCGGCCGCACCCACGTCCTGCCCGTCACCTTCGGCGGCCCGGACCTGGGG
The window above is part of the Deinococcus carri genome. Proteins encoded here:
- a CDS encoding nitrilase-related carbon-nitrogen hydrolase, which gives rise to MSAPAPQSQPEQPTPERPNADRHFRVIAVQPQWSAADFTSAAAFRAWMRSQLELSRPHLAPDRPNLVVLTELNGLPLVLRGMPLAARAGTFERAAALLFLRHLPRALPVLLRERVSPIRALQLALSGPNTRLYLETCRDLAREYGVYLCCGSAPLPRYHLAGWRLVREPRTLHNETVLLDPHGDLIGVADKVHLTPDEEAGGVDLTPGPLAGLRVFPTPVGDLGVAISLDAFRADVIGRLEEQGCTVLLQPDANGAPWTSLEGLPPDPAKVRDQPVAWLESSWQATAAGGGIRYAVNPMVVGNLLDLTFDGQSAITGPAADAPAPRSYVLTPPRPGFLALLPWVEEGEPERLREVGRQLAACSGHPRENRYRTGVLHADLTLPPTHLPSPPRTPHEEALAALLRGQATLPPARPNWPLLGLAALVGGVAWGLLGRKR